Proteins encoded by one window of Streptomyces clavuligerus:
- a CDS encoding dihydrolipoamide acetyltransferase family protein, with protein MPDVGEGLTEAEILSWYVQPGDTVTDGQVVCEVETAKAAVELPIPYDGTVHELRFPAGTTVDVGQVIISVDTGGGTAAAEEAGETGDAGETAETGQAPKGRQPVLVGYGVAESSTRRRPRKQTAAGSAQAPSAPGSAQAAPASAPASVPAPVPVAVPVPEQSVPERGVAERVVPNGGSGLNGHGPAAPAAAPGVPTAGGRPLAKPPVRKLAKDLGVDLATVVPSGPDGIITREDVHAAAAPAPAPEPEVAADLPVTAGAAVTAGARETRVPVKGVRKATAQAMVGSAFTAPHVTEFITVDVTRTMKLIDGLKSDPDLAGVRINPLLMIARALLLAIRRNPGINASWDEARQEIVLKHYVNLGIAAATPRGLLVPNIKDAHTRTLPELAGDLAELVTTAREGRTTPAAMQGGTVTITNVGVFGIDTGTPILNPGEAAILAVGAIGLRPWVHKGKVKPRQVTTLALSFDHRLVDGELGSRVLADTAAVLEQPKRLITWT; from the coding sequence ATGCCCGACGTGGGCGAGGGGTTGACCGAGGCCGAGATCCTCAGCTGGTATGTGCAGCCCGGGGACACGGTCACCGATGGACAGGTCGTCTGCGAGGTCGAGACGGCGAAGGCGGCGGTCGAGCTGCCGATCCCCTATGACGGGACCGTGCACGAGCTGCGTTTTCCGGCGGGGACGACGGTCGACGTCGGCCAGGTGATCATCTCGGTGGACACCGGGGGCGGGACCGCCGCCGCCGAAGAGGCCGGTGAGACCGGTGACGCCGGTGAGACCGCTGAGACCGGCCAGGCGCCGAAGGGGCGGCAGCCCGTCCTCGTCGGCTATGGCGTGGCCGAGTCGTCGACGCGGCGGCGCCCGCGCAAGCAGACCGCCGCCGGGTCCGCGCAGGCGCCGTCCGCGCCCGGGTCCGCGCAGGCCGCCCCGGCGTCAGCCCCGGCGTCCGTGCCCGCGCCCGTTCCCGTGGCGGTGCCCGTTCCGGAGCAGTCGGTTCCGGAACGAGGGGTTGCGGAACGGGTGGTTCCGAATGGCGGGTCCGGCCTGAACGGGCACGGCCCGGCCGCCCCGGCCGCTGCGCCCGGCGTCCCCACCGCCGGCGGGCGCCCGCTGGCCAAGCCGCCGGTCCGCAAGCTGGCCAAGGATCTGGGCGTGGACCTGGCCACGGTGGTGCCGAGCGGCCCGGACGGGATCATCACCCGCGAGGATGTGCACGCCGCCGCGGCCCCCGCCCCCGCCCCCGAGCCGGAGGTGGCCGCCGACCTGCCGGTGACGGCCGGGGCGGCGGTGACGGCCGGTGCGCGTGAGACCCGTGTCCCGGTCAAGGGGGTGCGGAAGGCCACCGCGCAGGCGATGGTGGGCTCGGCCTTCACCGCCCCGCATGTCACCGAGTTCATCACCGTCGACGTCACCCGCACGATGAAGCTCATCGACGGGCTGAAGTCCGATCCGGACCTCGCCGGGGTGCGGATCAACCCGCTGCTGATGATCGCCCGGGCGCTGCTGCTCGCGATCCGCCGCAACCCGGGGATCAACGCCTCCTGGGACGAGGCCCGCCAGGAGATCGTGCTCAAGCACTACGTCAACCTGGGCATCGCCGCCGCGACCCCGCGCGGGCTGCTCGTCCCGAACATCAAGGACGCGCACACCCGGACCCTGCCCGAGCTGGCCGGGGACCTCGCCGAGCTGGTCACGACCGCCCGCGAGGGCCGCACCACCCCCGCCGCCATGCAGGGCGGCACCGTCACCATCACCAATGTCGGGGTCTTCGGCATCGACACCGGCACCCCCATCCTCAACCCGGGCGAGGCCGCGATCCTCGCGGTCGGCGCGATCGGGCTCCGGCCCTGGGTGCACAAGGGGAAGGTCAAGCCCCGCCAGGTCACCACGCTGGCCCTCTCCTTCGACCACCGGCTCGTCGACGGCGAACTCGGTTCCAGGGTCCTCGCCGACACCGCCGCCGTCCTCGAACAGCCCAAGCGGCTCATCACCTGGACCTGA
- a CDS encoding alpha-ketoacid dehydrogenase subunit beta, whose amino-acid sequence MAVQKLPLARALNESLRKALETDPKVLVMGEDVGKLGGVFRITDGLQKDFGEERVIDTPLAESGIVGTAIGLALRGYRPVVEIQFDGFVFPAYDQIVTQLAKQHARALGTVKLPIVIRIPYGGGIGAVEHHSESPEALFAHVAGLKVVSPASPSDAYWMLQQAIQSDDPVIFFEPKRRYWDKGEVDTEAIPGPLHRAEVLRAGSDVTLVAYGPMVKVCLEAAAVAEEEGHSLEVVDLRSVSPLDFDTVQRSVERTGRLVVVHEAPVFFGSGAEIAARITERCFYHLEAPVLRVGGYHLPYPPARLEEEYLPGLDRVLDAVDRSLAY is encoded by the coding sequence ATGGCCGTACAGAAGCTGCCGCTCGCGAGGGCGCTGAACGAGTCCCTGCGCAAGGCCCTGGAGACCGACCCGAAGGTCCTGGTCATGGGCGAGGACGTGGGGAAGCTGGGCGGGGTCTTCCGGATCACGGACGGCTTGCAGAAGGACTTCGGTGAGGAGCGGGTGATCGACACCCCGCTCGCCGAGTCGGGGATCGTCGGCACGGCGATCGGGTTGGCCCTGCGCGGCTACCGGCCGGTGGTGGAGATCCAGTTCGACGGGTTCGTCTTCCCGGCGTACGACCAGATCGTCACCCAGCTCGCGAAGCAGCACGCGCGGGCGCTGGGCACGGTCAAGCTCCCGATCGTGATCCGTATCCCCTATGGGGGTGGCATCGGCGCGGTGGAGCACCACTCGGAGTCGCCGGAGGCGCTGTTCGCGCATGTGGCCGGGTTGAAGGTGGTCTCTCCCGCCAGTCCGTCCGACGCGTACTGGATGCTTCAGCAGGCGATCCAGAGCGACGATCCGGTGATCTTTTTCGAGCCGAAGCGGCGCTATTGGGACAAGGGCGAGGTCGACACCGAGGCCATCCCCGGTCCGCTGCACCGCGCCGAGGTGCTTCGTGCGGGGTCGGATGTGACGCTGGTGGCGTACGGGCCCATGGTGAAGGTCTGTCTGGAGGCCGCGGCGGTCGCGGAGGAGGAGGGCCACTCGCTGGAAGTGGTCGATCTGCGCTCTGTCTCGCCGCTCGACTTCGACACCGTCCAGCGTTCGGTGGAGAGGACCGGGCGGCTGGTGGTCGTGCATGAGGCGCCGGTGTTCTTCGGCTCCGGCGCGGAGATCGCCGCGCGGATCACGGAGCGGTGCTTCTACCACCTGGAGGCCCCGGTGCTGCGGGTGGGCGGCTACCACCTGCCGTATCCGCCGGCCCGGCTGGAGGAGGAGTATCTGCCGGGACTCGACCGGGTCCTGGACGCCGTCGACCGTTCGCTCGCGTACTGA
- the pdhA gene encoding pyruvate dehydrogenase (acetyl-transferring) E1 component subunit alpha, which translates to MTVDSTAARKPRRGGKRVSAAKKTQGSEPQLVQLLSPEGKRIEHPEHSIDLSGEELRGLYRDMVLTRRFDAEATALQRQGELGLWASLLGQEAAQIGSGRALRDDDYVFPTYREHGVAWCRGVDPANLLGMFRGVNHGGWDPTTNNFHLYTIVIGSQALHATGYAMGVAKDGADAAVIAYFGDGASSQGDVAEAFTFASVYNAPVVFFCQNNQWAISEPTERQSRVPIYRRAEGYGFPGVRVDGNDVLATLAVTRWALERARGGEGPTLVEAFTYRMGAHTTSDDPTRYRHDEERAAWEAKDPILRLRALLVGEGHADDAFFAALEEESDTLARRVREAVRSMPEPDRLTMFDHVYADGHALVDEERAQFAAYQASFADGTDGDRAHAEGGN; encoded by the coding sequence GTGACCGTGGACAGCACCGCCGCGCGCAAACCGCGCCGTGGCGGCAAACGGGTGAGCGCCGCGAAGAAGACGCAGGGTTCCGAGCCTCAGCTCGTGCAACTGCTGTCACCGGAGGGCAAGCGGATCGAGCACCCCGAGCACAGCATCGACCTGAGCGGCGAGGAGCTGCGCGGTCTGTACCGGGACATGGTCCTCACCCGGCGCTTCGACGCCGAGGCCACCGCCCTCCAGCGCCAGGGCGAGCTGGGCCTGTGGGCCTCGCTGCTGGGCCAGGAGGCCGCGCAGATCGGCTCCGGCCGGGCGCTCCGCGACGACGACTATGTCTTCCCCACCTACCGTGAGCACGGCGTCGCCTGGTGCCGCGGGGTCGACCCCGCCAATCTGCTGGGCATGTTCCGGGGTGTGAACCACGGTGGCTGGGACCCCACCACCAACAACTTCCATCTGTACACGATCGTCATCGGCTCGCAGGCGCTGCACGCGACGGGGTACGCGATGGGGGTCGCGAAGGACGGGGCGGACGCCGCCGTGATCGCCTACTTCGGCGACGGCGCGTCCAGCCAGGGCGATGTGGCCGAGGCCTTCACCTTCGCCTCCGTCTACAACGCCCCCGTGGTCTTCTTCTGCCAGAACAACCAGTGGGCGATCTCGGAGCCGACCGAGCGGCAGAGCCGGGTGCCGATCTACCGGCGGGCCGAGGGGTACGGCTTCCCCGGGGTGCGGGTCGACGGCAATGACGTCCTGGCCACGCTCGCGGTGACCCGGTGGGCGCTGGAGCGGGCCCGGGGCGGTGAGGGCCCGACGCTGGTGGAGGCGTTCACCTATCGGATGGGTGCCCACACCACCTCGGACGATCCCACCCGGTACCGCCATGACGAGGAGCGGGCGGCCTGGGAGGCCAAGGACCCCATCCTGCGGCTGCGCGCCCTGCTCGTGGGGGAGGGCCACGCGGACGACGCCTTCTTCGCCGCGCTGGAGGAGGAGAGCGACACGCTGGCCCGCCGGGTCCGTGAGGCCGTGCGGAGCATGCCCGAACCGGACCGTCTGACGATGTTCGACCATGTCTACGCCGACGGGCACGCCCTGGTGGACGAGGAGCGCGCGCAGTTCGCCGCGTACCAGGCGTCCTTCGCCGACGGGACGGACGGGGACCGCGCTCACGCCGAGGGAGGCAACTGA
- a CDS encoding response regulator yields MREEGKITVFLLDDHEVVRRGVHELLSVEDDIEVVGEAGTAEDAMVRIPATRPDVAVLDVRLPDGSGVEVCREIRSRDENIKCLMLTSFADDEALFDAIMAGASGYVLKAIRGNELLTAVREVAAGKSLLDPVATARVLARLRDGNNPKGDDKLAALTDQERRILDLIGEGLTNRAIGERLHLAEKTIKNYVSSLLSKLGMERRSQAAAFVARMQAERQHH; encoded by the coding sequence GTGCGTGAAGAAGGAAAAATCACCGTATTCCTGCTGGATGATCACGAAGTGGTCCGGCGCGGAGTTCATGAGCTGCTTTCCGTCGAGGACGATATCGAGGTCGTCGGCGAGGCGGGGACGGCCGAGGACGCCATGGTCAGGATTCCGGCCACCCGCCCCGATGTGGCGGTGCTCGACGTGCGGCTGCCGGACGGCAGCGGGGTGGAGGTCTGCCGGGAGATCCGTTCCCGGGACGAGAACATCAAATGCCTGATGCTGACCTCGTTCGCCGACGACGAGGCGCTGTTCGACGCGATCATGGCCGGGGCCTCGGGATATGTCCTCAAAGCGATCCGGGGCAACGAGCTGCTGACGGCGGTACGGGAGGTGGCGGCCGGAAAGTCGCTTCTCGACCCGGTGGCGACGGCACGGGTACTGGCGCGGCTGCGGGACGGCAACAACCCCAAGGGCGACGACAAGCTGGCCGCGCTGACCGATCAGGAGCGCCGCATCCTCGATCTGATCGGGGAGGGCCTGACCAATCGGGCCATCGGCGAACGACTGCATCTCGCCGAGAAAACGATCAAGAACTATGTCTCCAGTCTGCTCTCGAAACTGGGGATGGAGCGACGGTCGCAGGCGGCGGCGTTCGTGGCCCGGATGCAGGCGGAGCGCCAGCACCACTGA
- a CDS encoding pyridoxamine 5'-phosphate oxidase family protein — protein MEQHGVRLLDGVSYGRLATSMRAMPFVAPARHIVRDDRSVVLRMHRGFGYHRACNGSVVAYGADNFHSGGRDMWSVQFTGMAEIVCPTEEDLRRFGDEPLHADGERFEPVYMRIEPQFVTVHTLDYREEQHNRHSE, from the coding sequence CTGGAGCAGCACGGCGTACGGCTGCTCGACGGCGTCTCGTACGGCCGGCTCGCGACCAGCATGCGCGCCATGCCCTTCGTGGCCCCCGCCCGGCACATCGTGCGCGACGACCGCTCCGTCGTCCTCCGGATGCACCGGGGCTTCGGCTATCACCGCGCGTGCAACGGCAGTGTGGTGGCGTACGGCGCGGACAACTTCCACTCCGGCGGACGGGACATGTGGTCCGTGCAGTTCACGGGCATGGCGGAGATCGTCTGCCCGACGGAGGAGGACCTCCGGCGGTTCGGCGACGAGCCCCTGCACGCGGACGGTGAGCGCTTCGAGCCGGTCTATATGCGGATAGAACCTCAGTTCGTCACCGTCCACACCCTGGATTATCGCGAAGAGCAGCACAACCGACACTCTGAGTGA
- a CDS encoding phosphotransferase gives MPRSSVTAPPVGALLRRYEDPGEPLSCERVSEGLLNRGYRLSTTRGAYFLKHHLDGDREVIARQHRATQRLQALGVPVAPPVADAHGETVAVIGDRCYALHPWVEGRHRDGAQLSSRQSRRLGSLLGLVHTCLERVMHQAEPPTIPRPRSRPPAPPSPRRYTRQYAPQHSRPYDSADPTETFALIDELLALARGSRPHDTFDTLAEHRLLERRALLERYADRRPPPAKAGGWVHGDFHPLNLLYRGTEPAAIVDWDRLGVQPRAEEAVRAAAIFFLRPAGVLELPKVRAYARAYRRAAGADAGEMAAAVHRVWWERLNDFWILRWRYQLHDRRADPQFAAVSALVVWWTREYEAVHAAFTA, from the coding sequence GTGCCGCGCTCATCTGTCACCGCGCCGCCGGTTGGTGCCCTGCTGCGCCGCTACGAGGACCCGGGTGAACCGCTCTCCTGTGAGCGGGTCTCCGAAGGGCTCCTCAATCGCGGCTACCGCCTCTCCACCACCCGTGGCGCGTACTTCCTGAAACATCATCTCGACGGCGATCGGGAGGTCATCGCCCGTCAGCACCGCGCCACCCAGCGCCTTCAGGCGCTCGGGGTCCCCGTCGCTCCGCCGGTCGCGGACGCGCACGGGGAGACGGTCGCGGTCATCGGCGACCGCTGCTACGCCCTCCATCCCTGGGTCGAGGGGCGCCATCGCGACGGCGCCCAGCTCTCCAGCCGCCAGTCCCGCCGTCTGGGGTCGCTTCTCGGACTGGTCCATACCTGTCTGGAACGGGTGATGCACCAGGCGGAGCCGCCCACGATCCCCCGGCCCCGCTCCCGGCCGCCCGCCCCGCCCTCCCCCCGGCGCTACACCCGTCAGTACGCCCCCCAGCACTCCCGCCCGTACGACAGCGCCGACCCCACGGAGACCTTCGCCCTCATCGACGAACTGCTCGCCCTGGCCCGGGGCTCCCGGCCGCACGACACCTTCGACACCCTCGCCGAGCACCGGCTGCTGGAGCGCAGGGCGCTGCTGGAGCGGTACGCGGACCGCAGACCGCCCCCGGCCAAGGCGGGCGGCTGGGTGCACGGGGACTTCCACCCGCTGAATCTGCTCTACCGGGGCACCGAGCCGGCCGCAATCGTGGACTGGGACCGCTTAGGCGTCCAGCCCCGCGCGGAGGAGGCCGTCCGGGCCGCCGCGATCTTCTTCCTGCGCCCGGCCGGGGTGCTGGAGCTGCCGAAGGTCCGCGCCTACGCACGGGCCTACCGCCGGGCGGCGGGCGCCGACGCCGGGGAGATGGCGGCGGCCGTGCACCGGGTCTGGTGGGAGCGGCTCAACGACTTCTGGATACTGCGCTGGCGCTATCAGCTGCACGACCGCAGGGCCGACCCGCAGTTCGCAGCGGTGTCGGCCCTGGTGGTGTGGTGGACGAGGGAGTACGAGGCGGTGCACGCGGCCTTCACGGCCTGA
- a CDS encoding protein kinase domain-containing protein, with protein sequence MAPEPPAGNGVPDPAEAWGAGGLVGDGRYRLTHRLGRGGMAEVFAAEDVRLGRTVAVKLLRADLAEDPVSKARFTREAQSVAGLNHHAIVAVYDSGEDVVNGQPVPYIVMELVEGRTIRDLLINADAPPPEQALIIVSGVLEALAYSHQHAIVHRDIKPANVIITHSGAVKVMDFGIARALHGASTTMTQTGMVMGTPQYLSPEQALGKAVDHRSDLYATGCLLYELLALRPPFTGETPLSVVYQHVQDIPVPPSQISDVVPPELDGLVMRSLAKDPDDRFQSAEEMRGLVQYALQMLQQQGSHSGSWDTGYVPARETAPTTALGHGGVGATAVHPIHGETAQGPILPPMNPDDGAYEGGHGGGGRRRGKVWLFAALALVAVVTGVALALNAADTADNDQKSPVKTTQSPERPKEPETKPSQSPERPSKSVNTPDQGNQQTWAPKYPTKPQSPRPTLSEPVQPSPTQSAGESSQPTTPQQPSPSIDPPEGGDPGGPSGDPGGGDPGTGQPGGGESGGETNGEPGGEEPVAP encoded by the coding sequence ATGGCACCCGAACCCCCAGCCGGCAACGGCGTGCCGGACCCGGCGGAAGCATGGGGAGCGGGCGGGCTGGTCGGCGACGGCCGCTACCGCCTGACCCACCGCCTCGGGCGCGGTGGCATGGCCGAGGTGTTCGCCGCGGAGGACGTACGGCTCGGCCGCACCGTCGCGGTCAAGCTGCTCCGTGCCGACCTCGCCGAGGACCCGGTCTCGAAGGCGCGCTTCACCCGCGAGGCGCAGTCGGTCGCCGGGCTGAACCACCACGCGATCGTGGCGGTCTACGACTCCGGCGAGGACGTGGTGAACGGCCAGCCGGTGCCGTACATCGTGATGGAGCTGGTCGAGGGCCGCACGATCCGCGATCTGCTGATCAACGCCGACGCCCCGCCGCCCGAGCAGGCGCTGATCATCGTCTCCGGGGTGCTGGAGGCGCTGGCCTACTCCCATCAGCACGCCATCGTGCACCGGGACATCAAGCCCGCGAACGTCATCATCACCCACTCCGGCGCGGTGAAGGTGATGGACTTCGGCATCGCGCGCGCCCTGCACGGGGCGTCCACGACGATGACCCAGACCGGCATGGTCATGGGCACGCCGCAGTACCTCTCGCCCGAGCAGGCCCTCGGCAAGGCCGTCGACCACCGCTCGGACCTCTACGCGACCGGCTGTCTGCTGTACGAACTGCTGGCGCTGCGGCCCCCGTTCACCGGGGAGACCCCGCTGTCGGTGGTCTACCAGCACGTCCAGGACATCCCGGTGCCCCCGTCGCAGATCTCGGACGTGGTCCCGCCGGAGCTGGACGGGCTGGTGATGCGGTCGCTGGCGAAGGACCCGGACGACCGCTTCCAGAGCGCGGAGGAGATGCGCGGTCTGGTGCAGTACGCCCTCCAGATGCTCCAGCAGCAGGGCAGCCACAGCGGGAGCTGGGACACCGGCTATGTCCCGGCGCGGGAGACGGCGCCCACGACGGCGCTGGGCCACGGCGGGGTCGGCGCGACGGCCGTGCACCCGATCCACGGGGAGACCGCCCAGGGTCCGATCCTGCCGCCGATGAACCCGGACGACGGGGCGTACGAGGGCGGGCACGGCGGCGGTGGCCGCAGGCGCGGCAAGGTGTGGCTGTTCGCCGCGCTGGCGCTGGTCGCGGTCGTGACCGGGGTCGCGCTCGCGCTCAACGCGGCGGACACGGCGGACAATGACCAGAAGTCCCCGGTGAAGACCACGCAGTCGCCCGAGCGGCCGAAGGAGCCGGAGACCAAGCCGTCGCAGTCGCCGGAGCGTCCGAGCAAGTCCGTGAACACGCCCGATCAGGGCAACCAGCAGACGTGGGCGCCGAAGTATCCGACGAAGCCCCAGTCGCCGCGGCCGACGCTCTCGGAGCCGGTCCAGCCCTCGCCCACCCAGAGCGCGGGCGAGTCGAGCCAGCCGACCACACCGCAGCAGCCGTCGCCGTCGATCGACCCGCCGGAGGGCGGGGACCCGGGCGGCCCCTCGGGCGACCCGGGCGGCGGCGACCCGGGCACCGGGCAGCCGGGCGGGGGCGAGTCCGGCGGCGAGACCAATGGTGAGCCGGGCGGGGAGGAGCCGGTCGCTCCCTGA
- a CDS encoding Stk1 family PASTA domain-containing Ser/Thr kinase yields MSQHGAGGHYPAGFLAGGRYQLCALLGEGGMAAVHLAYDTALDRQVAIKTLHTELGREQSFRERFRREAQAVAKLSHPNIVSVFDTGEDTVVPEGARAPAPGALPMPYIVMEYVRGSPLGSVLQEDVRRYGAMPADTALRVAADVLAALETSHEVGLVHRDIKPGNVMMTPRGVVKVMDFGIARAMQSGVASMTQTGMVVGTPQYLSPEQALGRGVDARSDLYSVGVMLFQLLTGRLPFDADGPLAIVYAHVQEAPVAPSTINRSVTPAMDALVARALRKNPAERFPTAAAMREECERVAAAGQQTAPVIVSGGPAPGGAGVGSAVFPPVHPANPVHPAHPMGPVSPVGPVSQGHPGHPGFPQGVAPYAQPAGPYGSPVPGHPPPGHPAPPYGYPQGPQGPGAPAAYQPHQPTHPHQPGYPHQLGHPHQPVAPPATSFTISPAPPRPGNGGGSPRRKRARTIAVTIASVLLGTMFIGMLQAWLNSEDFESEPERPARSTAPGAAQDANGTGSSGAGGEALPPDRNRKIDPARCSGAMEDGTDPAKVQSPDLLYKDVLSVKECLRSAGWTWTVIEVDNPQWPKDTVVRQFPSQGTAVAPKNQEFELHLSTGRAG; encoded by the coding sequence ATGAGCCAGCACGGCGCCGGGGGCCACTATCCGGCCGGATTCCTGGCAGGTGGCCGGTACCAGCTCTGTGCGCTGCTCGGCGAGGGCGGCATGGCCGCCGTCCATCTGGCCTACGACACCGCTCTGGACCGTCAGGTCGCCATCAAGACACTCCATACCGAACTGGGGCGCGAGCAGTCCTTCCGCGAACGGTTCCGGCGCGAGGCCCAGGCCGTTGCCAAACTGTCGCATCCCAATATCGTCTCGGTCTTCGACACCGGTGAGGACACGGTCGTCCCGGAGGGCGCGCGGGCCCCCGCCCCGGGCGCCCTGCCCATGCCGTACATCGTCATGGAGTACGTGCGGGGCAGCCCGCTCGGCTCCGTTCTCCAGGAGGACGTACGGCGGTACGGGGCGATGCCCGCCGACACAGCGCTGCGGGTGGCGGCGGATGTCCTCGCCGCGCTGGAGACCAGCCACGAGGTCGGTCTGGTCCACCGCGACATCAAGCCCGGCAATGTGATGATGACGCCGCGCGGCGTGGTCAAGGTGATGGACTTCGGCATCGCGCGGGCCATGCAGTCGGGCGTCGCCTCGATGACCCAGACCGGCATGGTGGTGGGCACCCCGCAGTACCTCTCGCCCGAACAGGCGCTGGGGCGGGGCGTGGACGCCCGTTCCGATCTGTACTCCGTCGGAGTGATGCTCTTCCAGTTGTTGACGGGACGGCTCCCGTTCGACGCGGACGGACCGCTGGCGATCGTGTACGCGCATGTCCAGGAGGCGCCGGTGGCGCCCTCCACGATCAACCGCTCCGTCACCCCGGCGATGGACGCGCTGGTGGCGCGGGCGCTGCGGAAGAACCCGGCGGAACGGTTCCCGACGGCGGCGGCCATGCGCGAGGAGTGCGAACGGGTCGCCGCCGCCGGACAGCAGACGGCACCGGTGATCGTCTCCGGTGGGCCCGCGCCGGGCGGAGCGGGTGTGGGGTCCGCCGTCTTCCCTCCGGTGCACCCGGCGAATCCGGTGCACCCGGCGCATCCGATGGGTCCGGTGAGTCCGGTGGGTCCGGTGAGTCAAGGGCACCCGGGGCACCCGGGGTTCCCGCAGGGGGTGGCGCCGTACGCGCAGCCCGCGGGCCCGTACGGGTCGCCGGTCCCCGGGCACCCGCCTCCGGGCCACCCCGCTCCGCCGTACGGCTATCCCCAGGGGCCTCAGGGCCCCGGGGCCCCTGCTGCCTATCAGCCGCACCAGCCGACGCATCCGCATCAGCCGGGGTATCCGCACCAACTGGGCCACCCGCATCAGCCGGTCGCGCCGCCGGCCACCTCGTTCACCATCTCCCCGGCCCCGCCGCGGCCCGGGAACGGGGGCGGGAGCCCCCGGCGGAAGCGGGCGCGGACCATCGCGGTCACGATCGCGTCGGTGCTGCTGGGGACCATGTTCATCGGCATGTTGCAGGCATGGCTGAACTCGGAGGACTTTGAGTCGGAGCCGGAGCGGCCCGCCCGGTCCACCGCGCCGGGAGCGGCACAGGACGCGAACGGAACGGGCAGCTCCGGAGCGGGGGGCGAGGCGCTGCCGCCGGACCGGAACCGGAAGATCGACCCCGCCAGGTGCAGCGGGGCCATGGAGGACGGCACCGACCCGGCGAAGGTGCAGTCGCCCGATCTGCTCTACAAGGACGTGCTGTCCGTCAAGGAATGCCTGCGCTCGGCGGGCTGGACCTGGACCGTGATCGAGGTCGACAACCCGCAGTGGCCGAAGGACACCGTGGTCCGCCAGTTCCCGAGCCAGGGGACGGCCGTGGCACCGAAGAACCAGGAGTTCGAGCTGCACCTCTCCACGGGCCGGGCCGGCTGA
- a CDS encoding PadR family transcriptional regulator codes for MSIRHGLLALLEHGPRYGSQLRTEFEARTGATWPLNVGQVYTTLNRLERDGLVAQSGEDEAGHALYAITEAGHSELRSWFERPVDRSNPPRDELAIKLAMAVGAPGVDIREVIQSQRRHTVKAMQDYTRLKGQALAAVESGDSQERDDVAWLLVLEQLIFQTEAEARWLDHCESRLIRLSATAGERARDAPPPAVPPGQDEPPEPRKGFLAGAVRRRGGPGRPA; via the coding sequence ATGTCGATCCGCCACGGGCTGCTCGCCCTTCTTGAGCACGGCCCTCGCTACGGCTCTCAGCTCCGAACGGAGTTCGAGGCACGCACGGGAGCCACCTGGCCGCTCAACGTCGGCCAGGTCTATACGACCCTCAACCGGCTGGAGCGGGACGGACTCGTCGCGCAGAGCGGCGAGGACGAGGCCGGCCACGCCCTCTACGCCATCACCGAGGCGGGCCACAGCGAGCTGCGGAGCTGGTTCGAACGGCCCGTGGACCGCAGCAACCCGCCGCGCGACGAGCTGGCGATCAAGCTCGCCATGGCGGTGGGGGCCCCCGGGGTCGACATCCGCGAGGTCATCCAGTCCCAGCGGCGGCACACCGTGAAGGCGATGCAGGACTACACCCGGCTCAAGGGCCAGGCACTGGCGGCCGTCGAGAGCGGGGACTCGCAGGAGCGGGACGACGTGGCCTGGCTGCTCGTCCTGGAACAGCTCATCTTCCAGACCGAGGCCGAGGCCCGCTGGCTCGACCACTGCGAGTCACGGCTCATCAGGCTCTCGGCCACGGCCGGGGAACGGGCCCGGGACGCCCCGCCGCCCGCCGTGCCACCGGGGCAGGACGAGCCGCCCGAGCCCCGGAAGGGCTTCCTGGCCGGAGCCGTCCGGCGCAGGGGCGGCCCCGGGCGACCGGCGTAG
- a CDS encoding ABC transporter ATP-binding protein encodes MSISPTAETQSSLQSQQPVLQLQELTRVHGSGATEVHALRGINLSVFPGELVAVMGPSGSGKSTLLTIAGGLDLPTSGRVLVENTDITSADRKALAALRRRSIGYVFQDYNLIPALTAAENVSLPRELDGISARKARVEALASLEEIGLAHLADRFPDEMSGGQQQRVALARALVGDRRLVLADEPTGALDSETGESVLALLRARCDAGAAGILVTHEPRFAAWADRVVFLRDGAMVDQTVRSDAESLLSGQAAEQ; translated from the coding sequence ATGTCCATATCGCCCACAGCCGAGACACAGAGTTCACTTCAGTCACAGCAGCCTGTTCTGCAACTTCAGGAACTGACCCGGGTCCATGGCTCGGGCGCCACCGAGGTGCACGCGCTGCGCGGTATCAACCTCAGTGTCTTCCCCGGTGAACTCGTCGCCGTCATGGGCCCCTCGGGATCGGGCAAGTCCACCCTGCTCACCATCGCGGGCGGACTCGATCTGCCCACCTCCGGCCGGGTCCTGGTCGAGAACACCGACATCACATCGGCCGACCGCAAGGCGCTCGCCGCGCTGCGCCGCCGCAGCATCGGCTATGTCTTCCAGGACTACAACCTGATCCCCGCGCTCACCGCGGCCGAGAACGTCTCCCTCCCCCGCGAGCTGGACGGGATCTCCGCCCGCAAGGCCCGGGTCGAGGCCCTGGCCTCCTTGGAGGAGATCGGCCTCGCCCATCTCGCCGACCGCTTCCCGGACGAGATGTCCGGTGGTCAGCAGCAGCGGGTGGCCCTCGCCCGCGCCCTGGTGGGCGACCGGCGACTGGTGCTCGCCGACGAACCGACCGGCGCCCTGGACTCCGAGACCGGCGAGTCCGTCCTCGCCCTGCTGCGCGCCCGCTGCGACGCCGGAGCCGCGGGCATCCTCGTCACCCATGAGCCCCGCTTCGCCGCCTGGGCCGACCGCGTGGTCTTCCTCCGCGACGGCGCCATGGTCGACCAGACCGTCCGCAGCGACGCCGAGTCGCTGCTCTCCGGACAGGCGGCCGAGCAGTGA